A window of the Bacillota bacterium genome harbors these coding sequences:
- a CDS encoding DivIVA domain-containing protein produces the protein MPLTPLDIHNKEFDRAFRGYNIDQVDEFLDEINRDYEAALREATMLREQVARLNGRIKQYEEIEETLRNTLVMAQKTTEEMRESARREAENIIREAEQEARERIRKADEEVARRRRQLEELDHEVEAFRARVRSLLESQLAIVNSQWGHPGQRGEPWTVTGEEPARSEAAATSPVVDKRESGSL, from the coding sequence ATGCCACTCACTCCGCTCGATATCCACAACAAGGAGTTCGACCGCGCCTTCCGCGGCTACAACATCGACCAGGTGGACGAGTTCCTGGACGAGATCAACCGGGACTACGAGGCGGCTCTCCGCGAGGCGACCATGCTGCGGGAGCAGGTGGCCCGCCTCAACGGCCGGATCAAGCAGTACGAGGAGATCGAGGAGACGCTCCGGAACACGCTGGTGATGGCGCAGAAGACGACGGAGGAGATGCGGGAGAGCGCGCGCCGCGAGGCCGAGAACATCATCCGCGAGGCGGAGCAGGAGGCGCGCGAGCGCATCCGCAAGGCGGACGAGGAGGTGGCCAGGCGGCGCCGGCAGCTGGAGGAGCTGGATCACGAGGTGGAGGCCTTCCGCGCCCGGGTGCGGAGTCTCCTGGAGAGCCAGCTGGCCATCGTCAACAGCCAGTGGGGCCACCCGGGTCAGCGGGGTGAGCCGTGGACCGTGACCGGTGAGGAGCCGGCCCGAAGCGAGGCCGCAGCCACCTCGCCGGTTGTTGACAAGCGAGAGAGCGGCTCACTATAG
- the ileS gene encoding isoleucine--tRNA ligase, with protein sequence MDWSDTLNLPRTGFPMRANLAQREPVMEERWRRDRLYERLRERRSGRPRFVLHDGPPYANGQIHIGTAMNKILKDFVVRYANLRGKDAPYVPGWDTHGMPIEHRALEALGLDRHDLDPLELRHRCEEFARGFIGVMTDQCRRLGVLGDWEHPYATLEPEYEARQIELFGEMVRKGYIYKGLKPVYWCPVCETALADAEIEFHEISSPSIYVAFDPVPGEGRLPAGSRAVIWTTTPWTIPANQALAVHPEAEYVVCDTGHGPLLLARPRAAAALEAMGMGADGHGGHGQPRVIARFRGADLEGLRFLHPLYPDRQVPVVLGDHVTMEEGTGIVHTAPGHGEEDFEVGQRYGLPVLVPLDDRGRFTEEGSPFTGLFYQEANPRIVGALDRAGALLAQGTVEHSYAHCWRCKNPVIWRATEQWFASVERFRTRALEAVDEVEWLPRWGRERMRAMVEGRSDWCISRQRVWGVPIPAFYCRNCGYLLLNGETVAAVARLFRGEGSDAWWRHEAEEILPPGTRCPSCGAESWRKETDTMDVWFDSGSSHAAVLRERPDLDWPADVYLEGGDQFRGWFQSSLLTSVAVYEHAPYRNVIAHGWVLDGQGRAMHKSLGNVVAPEEVVDRFGADVLRIWVASSDYREDMRISDEILDQAADAYRKVRNTLRFLLGNLADYRPAAGGAERVEEELDRWVLARLAEVAQRAAQALDRFDFRAAFGEIYNFCTNDLSAFYLDVSKDRLYTLTPDSPRRRSAQAAIWITAGALIRMLALFIPHTAEEAWQFLPKAGGEPDSVHLAEWPEELSPWRDAGLLERWREVLAIGQEAARALEQARQGRRVQRSQDALLRIRTTPARRALLAALGPALADLYRVAQVEIAEADGAEGEERFEVEPAPGEKCDRCWNVRLDVGQDPEYPGVCGRCAGVLHALQVPPRGAAAQT encoded by the coding sequence ATGGACTGGAGCGACACGCTCAACCTTCCCAGGACCGGTTTTCCCATGCGCGCCAACCTGGCCCAACGGGAGCCGGTCATGGAGGAACGGTGGCGGCGGGACCGGCTCTACGAACGCTTGCGCGAGAGGCGGAGCGGCCGCCCGCGCTTCGTCCTTCATGACGGCCCGCCCTACGCCAACGGCCAGATCCACATCGGCACCGCCATGAACAAGATCCTCAAGGACTTCGTGGTCCGCTACGCCAACCTGCGCGGCAAGGACGCCCCGTACGTGCCGGGATGGGACACGCACGGGATGCCCATCGAGCACCGCGCGCTGGAGGCGCTGGGGCTGGACCGGCACGACCTGGACCCGCTGGAGCTGCGCCACCGCTGCGAGGAGTTTGCGCGCGGATTCATCGGCGTGATGACCGACCAGTGCCGCCGCCTGGGCGTCCTGGGCGACTGGGAGCACCCCTACGCCACCCTCGAGCCGGAGTACGAGGCGCGACAGATCGAGCTCTTCGGCGAGATGGTGCGCAAGGGCTACATCTACAAAGGGCTGAAGCCCGTCTACTGGTGCCCCGTCTGCGAGACCGCCCTGGCCGACGCGGAGATCGAGTTTCACGAGATCTCCTCGCCCTCCATCTACGTGGCCTTCGACCCGGTCCCGGGCGAGGGGCGGCTGCCGGCGGGCAGCCGGGCGGTCATCTGGACCACGACGCCGTGGACGATCCCGGCCAACCAGGCGCTCGCCGTCCACCCGGAGGCGGAGTACGTCGTCTGCGACACCGGCCACGGTCCGCTCCTCCTGGCCCGCCCCCGCGCCGCCGCGGCGCTGGAGGCCATGGGAATGGGCGCCGACGGCCACGGCGGCCACGGCCAGCCTCGCGTGATCGCCCGCTTCCGCGGCGCCGACCTGGAGGGGCTCCGCTTCCTGCACCCGCTCTACCCCGACCGCCAGGTGCCGGTGGTCCTGGGCGACCACGTCACGATGGAGGAAGGGACGGGGATCGTTCACACCGCGCCCGGCCACGGCGAGGAAGACTTCGAAGTGGGTCAGCGGTACGGCCTGCCGGTGCTGGTCCCCCTGGACGACCGCGGCCGCTTCACGGAGGAGGGCTCGCCCTTCACCGGCCTCTTCTACCAGGAAGCCAACCCGCGCATCGTCGGCGCGCTGGACCGGGCGGGGGCGCTCCTCGCCCAGGGGACGGTGGAGCACAGCTACGCCCATTGCTGGCGCTGCAAGAATCCGGTCATCTGGCGTGCCACCGAGCAGTGGTTCGCCTCGGTGGAGCGGTTCCGCACCCGGGCGCTGGAGGCGGTCGACGAGGTCGAATGGCTTCCTCGCTGGGGGCGGGAGCGGATGCGCGCCATGGTGGAGGGGCGTTCCGACTGGTGCATCTCGCGCCAGCGCGTCTGGGGCGTCCCCATCCCGGCCTTCTACTGCCGCAACTGCGGCTACCTGCTGCTGAACGGCGAGACGGTGGCGGCCGTGGCCCGCCTCTTCCGCGGGGAAGGCTCCGACGCCTGGTGGCGGCACGAGGCGGAGGAGATCCTGCCGCCCGGGACCCGGTGCCCGTCCTGCGGCGCGGAGTCCTGGCGGAAGGAGACCGACACCATGGACGTCTGGTTCGACTCCGGCTCCAGCCACGCGGCCGTGCTGCGGGAGCGGCCGGACCTGGACTGGCCGGCCGACGTCTACCTGGAAGGTGGCGACCAGTTCCGCGGCTGGTTCCAGTCGTCCCTCCTCACCTCGGTGGCCGTCTACGAGCACGCCCCCTACCGGAACGTGATCGCCCACGGCTGGGTGCTGGACGGCCAGGGACGGGCGATGCACAAGTCGCTGGGCAACGTGGTGGCGCCCGAAGAGGTGGTCGACCGCTTCGGGGCCGACGTGCTCCGCATCTGGGTGGCCAGCTCCGACTACCGGGAGGACATGCGCATCTCCGACGAGATCCTGGATCAGGCGGCCGACGCCTACCGGAAGGTGCGGAACACGCTCCGTTTCCTGCTGGGCAACCTGGCTGACTACCGGCCGGCGGCAGGCGGCGCGGAGCGGGTGGAGGAGGAACTGGACCGCTGGGTGCTGGCGCGGCTGGCGGAGGTGGCCCAGCGGGCGGCCCAGGCCCTGGACCGCTTCGACTTCCGGGCCGCCTTCGGCGAGATCTACAACTTCTGTACCAACGATCTGAGCGCCTTCTACCTCGACGTCAGCAAGGACCGGCTCTACACCCTCACCCCCGATTCGCCGAGGCGGCGCTCGGCGCAGGCGGCCATCTGGATCACCGCGGGGGCGCTGATCCGGATGCTGGCGCTCTTCATCCCGCACACGGCGGAAGAGGCCTGGCAGTTCCTGCCCAAGGCCGGCGGGGAGCCGGACTCGGTCCACCTGGCCGAGTGGCCGGAGGAGCTCTCCCCGTGGCGGGACGCCGGACTTCTGGAGCGCTGGCGGGAAGTCCTCGCCATCGGGCAGGAAGCCGCCCGGGCTCTGGAGCAGGCGCGCCAGGGCCGGCGCGTCCAGCGCTCCCAGGATGCGCTTCTCCGCATCCGCACGACGCCGGCGCGCCGCGCGCTCCTGGCCGCCCTGGGTCCTGCCCTGGCCGACCTTTATCGCGTCGCGCAGGTCGAGATTGCGGAGGCCGACGGCGCCGAGGGCGAGGAGCGCTTCGAGGTGGAGCCGGCGCCGGGCGAGAAGTGCGACCGCTGCTGGAACGTCCGCCTCGACGTGGGCCAGGACCCCGAATACCCGGGCGTCTGTGGCCGCTGCGCCGGCGTGCTCCATGCGCTGCAGGTGCCGCCTCGAGGCGCCGCGGCGCAGACCTAG
- a CDS encoding peroxiredoxin, which produces MIEIGQPAPDFRLPATRVGEVSLSDFRGRNVYLIFYPKDNTPGCRRQLSAARDAIQAYEERGTAVLAVNPGSLNSHEKWSEKEGFPFPIAVDADRSVAAAYDALKENGTSIQRTVYLIDRDGVVRYAKRGMPSTEELLAEIDAINAGSRTTGS; this is translated from the coding sequence ATGATCGAGATCGGTCAACCGGCGCCCGACTTCCGCCTGCCCGCCACGCGGGTGGGCGAGGTCTCGCTCTCCGACTTCAGGGGCCGGAACGTCTATCTGATCTTCTATCCCAAGGACAACACGCCGGGCTGCCGGCGGCAGCTGAGCGCCGCCCGCGACGCCATCCAGGCCTACGAAGAGCGCGGGACGGCGGTGCTGGCGGTCAACCCCGGCAGTCTCAACTCGCACGAGAAGTGGAGCGAGAAGGAGGGCTTCCCCTTCCCCATCGCGGTGGACGCGGACCGCTCGGTGGCCGCCGCCTACGATGCCCTCAAGGAGAACGGGACCAGCATCCAGCGGACCGTCTACCTCATCGACCGCGACGGCGTCGTCCGCTATGCCAAGCGCGGCATGCCCTCCACCGAGGAGCTGCTGGCCGAGATCGACGCCATCAACGCGGGCTCCCGCACCACCGGGAGCTGA
- a CDS encoding TraR/DksA C4-type zinc finger protein produces the protein MSLREELRRRLEAEIDSLRRRIGHLEGGLGRSLGDALGELSTYDNHPADIGDELFQRSQDLAFRNRWERRLADLEAALQRMEEGTYGYCQRCGRPIEVERLKAVPEARLCAGCQRALEAKAGPERDRPAEEGLLSPPFGPGREPPGEGG, from the coding sequence GTGTCTCTGCGCGAGGAGCTGCGCCGGCGTCTGGAGGCGGAGATCGACTCGCTCCGCCGGCGCATCGGCCATCTGGAGGGAGGGCTCGGCCGGAGTCTCGGCGATGCCCTGGGGGAGCTCTCCACCTACGACAACCATCCCGCCGACATCGGCGACGAGCTCTTCCAGCGGAGCCAGGACCTGGCCTTCCGCAACCGCTGGGAACGCCGGTTGGCGGATCTGGAGGCGGCGCTCCAGCGGATGGAGGAGGGCACGTACGGCTATTGCCAGCGCTGCGGGCGCCCCATCGAGGTGGAGCGGCTGAAGGCGGTCCCCGAGGCGCGCCTCTGCGCCGGCTGCCAGCGGGCTCTGGAGGCGAAGGCGGGCCCGGAGCGCGACCGCCCGGCGGAGGAAGGGCTCCTCTCGCCGCCCTTCGGGCCGGGCCGGGAGCCGCCCGGGGAGGGTGGCTGA
- the lspA gene encoding signal peptidase II — MTFAWVALAVLALDWLSKLAVRRWMTPGESIAVVPGVFHLTYTRNTGAAFSLFQGGSDWLAGVSLVIAAGVVLFALRQGRGRPWLQVALGLVLGGALGNLVDRLSRGWVVDFLDFRIWPVFNLADSSVVVGALLLAWQLLAGDSPARPDA, encoded by the coding sequence GTGACCTTCGCCTGGGTGGCGCTGGCGGTGCTTGCGCTGGACTGGCTGAGCAAGCTGGCCGTGCGACGCTGGATGACGCCGGGCGAGTCCATCGCCGTCGTGCCCGGCGTCTTCCATCTCACGTACACCCGGAACACCGGCGCCGCCTTCAGCCTCTTCCAGGGGGGGAGCGACTGGTTGGCCGGCGTCAGCCTGGTGATCGCGGCCGGCGTCGTCCTCTTCGCCCTGCGCCAGGGGCGCGGCAGGCCCTGGCTGCAGGTGGCGCTGGGGCTGGTCCTGGGAGGGGCGTTGGGCAACCTGGTCGACCGTCTCTCGCGGGGCTGGGTGGTGGACTTCCTCGATTTCCGCATCTGGCCGGTCTTCAACCTGGCCGACAGCTCGGTCGTGGTGGGCGCCCTTCTTCTGGCCTGGCAGCTCCTGGCGGGCGATTCCCCGGCTCGGCCGGACGCCTGA
- a CDS encoding RluA family pseudouridine synthase, which yields METEAAGQRIDRWLAAQAELEASRSQVQRWLEEGRVQVDGRPVRASERLRAGSRVTVDVPAPPVSRARPEPIPLRIVYEDADLIVVDKPRGLVVHPAPGHPDGTLVNALLGRLEGREAMGDRERPGIVHRLDRETTGLLVVARNSRAFARLQAMVHARQMRREYLALVWLPPGRERELPARGRVEAPVGRDPVRRKRMAVTEGGRPAVTHFEVLERFPGAALLRLRLETGRTHQIRVHMAFAGFPVLADPVYGGRAALEMGRKLGLRGQALHAALLAFDHPVEGRPMRFEAPPPEDFLGALAALRRGDRDGEPVGPPQGEGTMDRQG from the coding sequence GTGGAGACCGAGGCGGCCGGCCAGCGGATCGACCGGTGGCTGGCTGCCCAGGCGGAGCTGGAGGCGAGCCGGAGCCAGGTCCAGCGCTGGCTGGAGGAGGGACGGGTGCAGGTCGACGGCCGCCCGGTGCGGGCCTCCGAGCGCCTCCGCGCCGGGAGCAGGGTGACGGTGGACGTGCCCGCCCCTCCGGTCTCCCGCGCGCGCCCGGAACCGATACCGCTCCGCATCGTCTACGAGGACGCCGATCTGATCGTGGTCGACAAGCCGCGCGGCCTGGTGGTCCACCCGGCCCCCGGCCACCCCGACGGAACGCTGGTCAACGCGCTGCTCGGCCGGCTGGAGGGCCGGGAGGCGATGGGCGACCGGGAGCGGCCCGGGATCGTCCACCGCCTCGACCGGGAGACGACCGGGCTGCTGGTGGTGGCCAGGAACAGCCGCGCCTTCGCCCGCCTGCAGGCGATGGTGCACGCCCGGCAGATGCGGCGGGAGTACCTGGCCCTGGTCTGGCTCCCGCCGGGCCGGGAGCGCGAGCTGCCCGCGCGCGGCCGGGTGGAGGCTCCGGTCGGGCGCGACCCCGTGCGCAGGAAGCGGATGGCGGTCACCGAGGGCGGGCGCCCGGCGGTCACCCACTTCGAGGTGCTGGAACGCTTCCCCGGGGCGGCGCTGCTCCGCCTGCGGCTGGAGACGGGCCGGACGCACCAGATCCGGGTGCACATGGCCTTCGCCGGCTTCCCGGTGCTGGCCGACCCGGTCTACGGCGGCCGGGCCGCCCTCGAGATGGGGAGGAAGCTGGGCCTCCGCGGGCAGGCGCTCCACGCGGCGCTGCTCGCCTTCGATCACCCGGTCGAAGGGCGGCCGATGCGGTTCGAGGCGCCGCCGCCGGAGGACTTCCTGGGGGCACTGGCGGCGCTGCGCCGCGGCGACCGGGACGGGGAGCCGGTGGGGCCGCCGCAGGGAGAGGGGACCATGGACCGGCAGGGATGA
- the pyrR gene encoding bifunctional pyr operon transcriptional regulator/uracil phosphoribosyltransferase PyrR: MVLQQKALIMDQEALERALRRIAHEIVERNEGTEGLILVGIRRRGVPMAERIARYIEEFEHVQLPTGVLDITLYRDDLSLKSERPTVSGTQLPVDITGKTVVLCDDVLYTGRTVRAALDALMDLGRPARVQVAVIVDRGHRELPIRADYVGKNVPTSRREVIEVRLEEVDGRNEVAIMELTE, encoded by the coding sequence ATGGTCCTCCAGCAGAAGGCGCTGATCATGGACCAGGAGGCGCTGGAGCGGGCGCTCCGGCGGATCGCCCACGAGATCGTGGAGCGGAACGAGGGGACCGAGGGGCTGATCCTGGTGGGCATCCGCCGGCGCGGCGTGCCCATGGCGGAGCGGATCGCCCGGTACATCGAGGAGTTCGAACACGTCCAGCTTCCGACCGGGGTCCTGGACATCACGCTCTACCGGGACGACCTGTCGCTGAAGAGCGAGCGGCCGACGGTCAGCGGCACACAGCTGCCGGTGGACATCACCGGCAAGACGGTCGTCCTCTGCGATGACGTGCTCTACACCGGGCGGACGGTCCGGGCCGCCCTGGACGCGCTGATGGACCTGGGCCGGCCGGCCCGCGTCCAGGTGGCGGTGATCGTCGACCGCGGCCACCGGGAGCTGCCGATCCGCGCCGATTACGTGGGCAAGAACGTGCCCACCTCGCGCCGCGAGGTGATCGAGGTCCGCCTGGAGGAGGTCGACGGGCGGAACGAGGTGGCCATCATGGAGCTGACCGAGTGA
- a CDS encoding aspartate aminotransferase family protein, protein MEPLIRLEEALFLGRARTRELYRRYVNPGLAALLGSVGFDRRYVRASGVSVWDAEGNEYWDFLGGYGAVNQGHNHPRIVAALEAVREAPNLLQASLSSLVAAVAHNLAQITPGDLSRTFFCNSGAEAVEGALKLARAATRKRRILYAQGSFHGKSFGALSVTGRSKYQDPFRPLLPETYAVPYGDLDALEGALRRRDVAAVILEPIQGEGGVIVPPEGYLRGVQELCRRYEALLILDEIQTGFGRTGKLFACEWEGVTPDILCLAKSLGGGVMPVGAFVTTPQVWDRAYGGMERALLHTSTFGGNARAMAVALASIEVVVEENLAEKARLRGEQALAGLRAIQRQFPSMIREVRGRGLLIGVEFEKPTRGWAERLTGGLVNRAAAEYGASLVAAQLLDRYRIITAYTLNNPNVIRFEPPLVVTEEQVRRTLNAVRAVLSEHRSFFSLAAGAVRSALGERIRRG, encoded by the coding sequence ATGGAACCGCTGATCCGCCTCGAGGAGGCGCTCTTCCTGGGGCGCGCCCGGACGCGGGAGCTCTACCGGCGCTATGTCAACCCGGGTCTGGCCGCGCTCCTGGGCAGCGTCGGCTTCGACCGCCGCTACGTCCGGGCCAGCGGGGTCTCGGTCTGGGATGCGGAGGGGAACGAGTACTGGGACTTCCTGGGCGGGTACGGCGCGGTCAACCAGGGGCACAACCATCCGCGCATCGTGGCCGCGCTGGAGGCGGTCCGGGAGGCCCCCAACCTGCTCCAGGCGTCGCTCTCCTCCCTGGTCGCGGCCGTGGCGCACAACCTGGCCCAGATCACGCCGGGCGACCTGAGCCGGACCTTCTTCTGCAACAGCGGGGCCGAGGCGGTGGAAGGAGCGCTCAAGCTGGCCCGCGCGGCGACGCGGAAGCGACGCATCCTCTACGCCCAGGGCTCCTTCCACGGCAAGAGCTTCGGCGCCCTCTCCGTCACCGGGCGGAGCAAGTACCAGGACCCCTTCCGCCCGCTCCTGCCCGAGACGTACGCCGTCCCCTACGGCGACCTGGATGCGCTGGAAGGGGCGCTCCGCCGGCGGGACGTGGCGGCGGTCATCCTGGAGCCGATCCAGGGCGAGGGCGGTGTGATCGTGCCGCCCGAGGGCTACCTGCGCGGGGTGCAGGAGCTCTGCCGGCGGTACGAGGCGCTGCTCATCCTGGACGAGATCCAGACCGGCTTCGGGCGGACGGGGAAGCTCTTCGCCTGCGAGTGGGAGGGGGTGACGCCGGACATCCTCTGCCTGGCCAAGTCGCTGGGCGGCGGGGTGATGCCGGTGGGCGCCTTCGTCACCACGCCGCAGGTCTGGGACCGGGCGTACGGGGGGATGGAGCGCGCGCTCCTCCACACCTCCACCTTCGGCGGCAACGCCCGGGCGATGGCGGTGGCCCTGGCCTCCATCGAGGTGGTGGTGGAGGAGAACCTGGCGGAGAAGGCGCGCCTCCGCGGCGAACAGGCGCTGGCCGGACTGCGGGCGATCCAGCGCCAGTTCCCCTCGATGATCCGCGAGGTGCGCGGGCGGGGCCTCCTGATCGGGGTGGAGTTCGAGAAGCCCACCCGGGGATGGGCCGAGAGGCTGACGGGCGGGCTGGTCAACCGGGCTGCGGCCGAGTACGGAGCCTCCCTGGTGGCGGCGCAACTCCTGGATCGCTACCGCATCATCACCGCCTACACGCTGAACAACCCCAACGTGATCCGGTTCGAGCCGCCGCTCGTCGTCACGGAGGAGCAGGTGCGGCGGACGCTCAACGCCGTGCGGGCGGTGCTCAGCGAGCACCGGAGCTTCTTCAGCCTGGCCGCCGGGGCGGTCCGCAGCGCGCTGGGCGAGCGGATCCGCCGCGGCTAG
- a CDS encoding acetoin utilization protein AcuC encodes MVWNGHWDSDPVALVWDRRLLRYRFGEGHPFDPLRLELLIHLLESAGLLRPGDILRPRAASRAELEVAHDPDYLEALERMSRSGEAEPGAERFGLGTEDDPVFAGMAEAAAWVAGGALEAADGVGSGRFLHLFHPAGGLHHAQRGRASGFCLVNDVVLAIERLRRRWGLRVAYVDIDAHHGDGVQAAFYEAADLLFISLHETGRYLFPGTGSIDERGRGAGRGNFWNVPLDAFTEDGSWIEAFRRVVPPLLERFAPDVLVSQHGADGHRLDPLTHLALTTRSYQVAAEELHRLAHRLCDGRWLAFGGGGYAVWEVVPRVWALLWAELTGRPLPQRIPDEWLRRWQPLSPVPLPRHFLDAEAGEEGAFAPIPRRPLIEEFNRRTVDRLLGLPAGSGGAGRA; translated from the coding sequence ATGGTCTGGAACGGGCACTGGGACAGCGATCCGGTGGCGCTGGTCTGGGACCGGCGTCTGCTCCGTTACCGGTTCGGCGAGGGGCATCCCTTCGATCCGCTCCGCCTGGAGTTGCTCATCCACCTGCTGGAGAGCGCCGGGCTGCTCCGGCCGGGCGACATCCTCCGCCCGAGGGCGGCCAGCCGCGCCGAACTGGAGGTCGCCCACGACCCGGACTACCTGGAGGCGCTGGAGCGGATGAGCCGCTCCGGGGAGGCGGAGCCGGGAGCCGAGCGGTTCGGGCTGGGGACGGAGGACGACCCGGTCTTCGCGGGCATGGCGGAGGCGGCCGCCTGGGTGGCGGGGGGTGCGCTGGAGGCGGCGGACGGGGTGGGCAGCGGGCGCTTCCTCCACCTCTTCCATCCCGCCGGGGGGCTCCACCATGCGCAGCGGGGCCGGGCCTCCGGTTTCTGCCTGGTCAACGACGTGGTCCTGGCCATCGAGCGCCTGCGCCGGCGGTGGGGTCTCCGCGTCGCCTACGTGGACATCGACGCCCACCACGGTGACGGCGTCCAGGCCGCCTTCTACGAGGCGGCCGACCTGCTCTTCATCTCCCTGCACGAGACCGGCCGCTATCTCTTCCCCGGGACGGGCTCCATCGACGAGCGCGGGCGGGGCGCGGGGAGAGGGAACTTCTGGAACGTCCCGCTGGACGCCTTCACCGAAGACGGCTCCTGGATCGAGGCCTTCCGGCGGGTGGTCCCCCCCCTCCTGGAGCGGTTCGCCCCCGACGTGCTGGTCAGCCAGCACGGGGCGGACGGGCACCGGCTCGATCCGCTCACCCACCTGGCCCTGACCACCCGCAGCTACCAGGTGGCGGCCGAGGAGCTCCACCGCCTGGCCCACCGGCTCTGCGACGGGCGCTGGCTCGCCTTCGGCGGGGGCGGCTACGCCGTCTGGGAGGTGGTGCCCCGCGTCTGGGCGCTCCTCTGGGCGGAGCTGACGGGCCGACCGCTTCCGCAGCGGATCCCGGACGAGTGGCTCCGGCGCTGGCAGCCGCTCAGCCCGGTCCCCCTGCCGCGGCACTTCCTGGACGCCGAGGCCGGCGAGGAAGGGGCCTTCGCCCCGATCCCGCGCCGCCCCCTGATCGAGGAGTTCAACCGGCGGACGGTCGACCGGCTGCTCGGCCTTCCCGCCGGCTCAGGCGGGGCCGGACGCGCCTGA